The Sylvia atricapilla isolate bSylAtr1 chromosome 13, bSylAtr1.pri, whole genome shotgun sequence genome includes a region encoding these proteins:
- the CELF6 gene encoding CUGBP Elav-like family member 6 isoform X3, giving the protein MQLPQVPAPGPRPPVLWVPAGSKILCIEMNRPIQVKPADSEGRGEDRKLFVGMLGKQQSEDDVRRLFEPFGQIEECTILRGPDGASKGCAFVKYGSHAEAQAAINSLHGSQTMPGASSSLVVKFADTDKERTLRRMHQMAGQLGIFNPMTIQFGAYGAYTQAIMQQQAALMAAAQGTCLNPMAAIAAAQMQQMAAFNVSGLVAAPLTPSSGTSTPPGISTAPVPSIATPIGVNGFSPLPPQTNGQPASETIYTNGIHPYPAYPTAYAPISQAFPQQAPLIPQQQREGPEGCNLFIYHLPQEFGDAELTQMFLPFGNVISAKVFVDRATNQSKCFGFVSFDNPTSAQAAIQAMNGFQIGMKRLKVQLKRPKDANRPY; this is encoded by the exons ATGCAGCTGCCGCAGGTGccggcgccggggccgcggccgcccgtGCTGTGGGTGCCCGCCGGGTCCAAGATCCTCTGCATCGAG ATGAACCGCCCCATCCAGGTGAAGCCGGCCGACAGCGAGGGCCGAGGAG aagaCAGGAAGCTCTTTGTGGGCatgctggggaagcagcagagtgAGGATGACGTCCGCCGCCTTTTTGAGCCCTTCGGTCAGATTGAGGAATGCACCATCCTCCGAGGGCCTGATGGAGCCAGCAAAG GTTGTGCCTTTGTGAAATACGGCAGCCACGCCGAGGCACAGGCTGCCATCAACAGCCTGCACGGCAGCCAAACCATGCCG GGCGCCTCGTCCAGCCTGGTGGTGAAGTTTGCAGACACGGATAAGGAGAGGACCCTGCGGCGGATGCATCAGATGGCGGGGCAGCTGGGCATCTTCAACCCCATGACCATCCAGTTTGGCGCCTACGGGGCCTACACGCAAGCG atcatgcagcagcaggcagccctgATGGCGGCTGCACAGGGCACCTGCCTCAACCCCATGGCTGCCATCGCTGCCGCCCAGATGCAACAAATGGCCGCCTTCAATGTCAGCGGGCTGGTGGCTGCCCCCCTCACCCCCTCTTCAG GTACAAGCACCCCTCCAGGGATCAGCACGGCGCCGGTGCCCAGCATTGCCACCCCCATTGGGGTCAACGGCTTCAGCCCGCTGCCGCCGCAGACGAACGGGCAGCCTGCCTCTGAGACCATCTACACCAACGGCATCCACCCCTACCCAG CATATCCCACTGCCTACGCTCCCATCAGCCAAGCCTTTCCCCAGCAAGCGCccctcatcccacagcagcagagagaag GTCCCGAGGGCTGTAACCTGTTTATTTATCACCTGCCCCAGGAGTTCGGGGATGCGGAGCTCACGCAGATGTTTTTGCCTTTTGGCAATGTCATCTCTGCCAAAGTCTTTGTGGACCGTGCCACCAACCAGAGTAAATGCTTTG GTTTTGTCAGTTTTGACAACCCGACGAGTGCTCAGGCGGCCATTCAGGCCATGAATGGCTTCCAGATCGGCATGAAGAGGCTAAAAGTGCAGCTAAAGCGGCCGAAAGACGCCAACAGACCCTACTGA
- the PARP6 gene encoding protein mono-ADP-ribosyltransferase PARP6 isoform X1: MDLKGQYWTDDDSDGDNESEEFLYGVQGTCAADLYRHPQLDADIEAVKEIYSENAVAVREYGTIDDVDIDLHVNISFLDEEVATAWKVLRTEPIVLRLRFSLSQYLDGPEPSIEVFQPSNKEGFGLGLQLKKILGMFTSQQWKHLSNDFLKTQQEKRHSWFKTSGTIKKFRAGLSIFSPIPKSPSFPVIQDSVLKGKLGIPEPRVNRLMNRSVSCMVKNPKVEVFGYPPASTQAGVAPFNILVGGHCKNIPTLEYGFLVQIMKYAEQRIPTLNEYCVVCDEQHVFQNGSMLKPAVCTRELCVFSFYTLGVMSGAAEEVATGAEVVDLLVAMCRAALESPRKSIIFEPYPSVVDPNDPKTLAFNPKKKNYERLQKALDSVMSIREMTQGSYLEIKKQMDKLDPLAHPLLQWIISSNRSHIVKLPLSRQLKFMHTSHQFLLLSSPPAKEARFRTAKKLYGSTFAFHGSHIENWHSILRNGLVNASYTKLQVLLCSLHPAQPRAGGRQGGGRKAGRGQTLGSARVPPLPPCPSCRGDPTTLTLVFSRKLHGAAYGKGIYLSPISSISFGYSGMGKGQHRMPSKDELVQRYNRMNTIPQTRSIQSRFLQSRNLNCIALCEAVITSKDLQKHGNIWVCPVSDHVCTRFFFVYEDGQVGDANINTQDPKIQKEIMRVIGTQVYTN, encoded by the exons GGACAATGAGTCCGAGGAGTTCCTCTATGGCGTGCAG GGGACCTGCGCCGCCGACCTGTACCGGCACCCGCAGCTGGACGCCGACATCGAGGCCGTGAAGGAGATCTACAGCGAGAATGCCGTGGCCGTcag GGAGTATGGGACCATCGATGACGTGGACATTGACCTCCATGTGAACATCAGCTTCCTCGAT gaggaggtggcGACGGCGTGGAAGGTGCTGCGGACGGAGCCCATCGTCCTCCGCCTGCgcttctccctctcccagtACCTCGATGGCCCTG AACCGTCCATTGAGGTTTTCCAGCCGTCCAACAAGGAGGGCTTTGGGCTGGGTCTGCAGCTGAAGAA GATCCTGGGCATGTTCACATCGCAGCAATGGAAACATCTCAGCAACGATTTCCTGAAGACCCAGCAGGAGAAGCGGCACAGTTGGTTCAAGACGAGTGGCACCATCAAGAAGTTCCGTGCTGGTCTCAGCATCTTCTCGCCCATCCCCAA GTCTCCCAGCTTCCCTGTTATCCAAGATTCAGTGCTGAAGGGCAAACTGGGCATCCCTGAGCCTCGCGTGAACCGTCTGATGAACCGTTCCGTGTCCTGCATGGTGAAGAATCCCAAGGTGGAAGTTTTCGGCTACCCACCCGCCAGCACCCAGGCAGGTGTTGCCCCCTTCAACATCCTG GTCGGCGGCCACTGCAAGAACATCCCCACGCTGGAGTACGGCTTCCTCGTCCAG ATCATGAAGTACGCGGAGCAGCGCATCCCGACGCTCAATGAGTACTGCGTGGTGTGTGACGAGCAGCACGTCTTCCAGAACGGCTCCATGCTGAAG CCGGCTGTGTGCACCCGGGAGCTCTGTGTCTTCTCCTTCTACACCCTGGGCGTCATGTCCGGCGCGGCCGAGGAGGTGGCCACGGGTGCTGAG GTGGTGGACCTGCTGGTGGCCATGTGCCGCGCTGCCCTCGAGTCCCCTCGCAAGAGCATCATCTTCGAGCCTTACCCCTCCGTGGTGGACCCCAACGACCCCAAAACTCTGGCCTTCAATCCCAAG aagaaaaactaCGAGCGGCTGCAGAAGGCCCTGGACAGTGTGATGTCCATCCGGGAGATGACTCAG GGGTCCTACCTGGAGATCAAGAAGCAGATGGACAAACTGGACCCCCTGGCACATCCCCTCCTGCAGTG GATAATCTCCAGCAACAGATCCCACATTGTCAAGCTGCCTCTCAGCAGG CAGCTGAAGTTCATGCACACCTCCCACcagttcctcctgctcagcagcccCCCGGCCAAGGAAGCCCGGTTCCGCACGGCCAAGAAACTCTACGGCAGCACCTTCGCTTTCCA TGGCTCTCACATTGAGAACTGGCATTCCATCCTCCGCAATGGGCTGGTCAACGCCTCCTACACCAAACTGCAGGtactgctctgctccctgcacccagcacagccccgggcgggaggcaggcagggagggggcaggaaggcagggagggggCAGACGTTGGGAAGTGCCAGGGTTCCTCCACTACCGCCGTGCCCGAGCTGTCGGGGTGATCCCACCACGCTCACCCTGGTATTTTCCCGCAAGCTGCATGGAGCAGCCTATGGCAAGGGCATCTATCTGAGCCCCATCTCCAGTATTTCCTTTGGATACTCAG GAATGGGGAAAGGGCAGCACCGGATGCCGTCGAAGGATGAGCTGGTGCAGCGGTACAACCGGATGAACACGATCCCCCAG ACCCGCTCCATCCAGTCCCGCTTCCTCCAGAGCCGCAACCTGAACTGCATCGCGCTTTGCGAAG CAGTGATCACCTCCAAGGACCTGCAGAAACACGGCAACATCTGGGTCTGCCCCGTCTCGGACCATGTCTGCACACGCTTCTTCTTTGT gTACGAAGACGGCCAAGTGGGAGATGCCAATATCAATACTCAGGACCCCAAAATCCAGAAGGAGATCATGCGTGTGATCGGGACTCAGGTGTACACAAACtga
- the CELF6 gene encoding CUGBP Elav-like family member 6 isoform X2, with amino-acid sequence MQLPQVPAPGPRPPVLWVPAGSKILCIEMNRPIQVKPADSEGRGEDRKLFVGMLGKQQSEDDVRRLFEPFGQIEECTILRGPDGASKGCAFVKYGSHAEAQAAINSLHGSQTMPGASSSLVVKFADTDKERTLRRMHQMAGQLGIFNPMTIQFGAYGAYTQAIMQQQAALMAAAQGTCLNPMAAIAAAQMQQMAAFNVSGLVAAPLTPSSGTSTPPGISTAPVPSIATPIGVNGFSPLPPQTNGQPASETIYTNGIHPYPAQSPTVADPLQQAYAGMQHYAAYPTAYAPISQAFPQQAPLIPQQQREGPEGCNLFIYHLPQEFGDAELTQMFLPFGNVISAKVFVDRATNQSKCFGFVSFDNPTSAQAAIQAMNGFQIGMKRLKVQLKRPKDANRPY; translated from the exons ATGCAGCTGCCGCAGGTGccggcgccggggccgcggccgcccgtGCTGTGGGTGCCCGCCGGGTCCAAGATCCTCTGCATCGAG ATGAACCGCCCCATCCAGGTGAAGCCGGCCGACAGCGAGGGCCGAGGAG aagaCAGGAAGCTCTTTGTGGGCatgctggggaagcagcagagtgAGGATGACGTCCGCCGCCTTTTTGAGCCCTTCGGTCAGATTGAGGAATGCACCATCCTCCGAGGGCCTGATGGAGCCAGCAAAG GTTGTGCCTTTGTGAAATACGGCAGCCACGCCGAGGCACAGGCTGCCATCAACAGCCTGCACGGCAGCCAAACCATGCCG GGCGCCTCGTCCAGCCTGGTGGTGAAGTTTGCAGACACGGATAAGGAGAGGACCCTGCGGCGGATGCATCAGATGGCGGGGCAGCTGGGCATCTTCAACCCCATGACCATCCAGTTTGGCGCCTACGGGGCCTACACGCAAGCG atcatgcagcagcaggcagccctgATGGCGGCTGCACAGGGCACCTGCCTCAACCCCATGGCTGCCATCGCTGCCGCCCAGATGCAACAAATGGCCGCCTTCAATGTCAGCGGGCTGGTGGCTGCCCCCCTCACCCCCTCTTCAG GTACAAGCACCCCTCCAGGGATCAGCACGGCGCCGGTGCCCAGCATTGCCACCCCCATTGGGGTCAACGGCTTCAGCCCGCTGCCGCCGCAGACGAACGGGCAGCCTGCCTCTGAGACCATCTACACCAACGGCATCCACCCCTACCCAG ctCAAAGCCCCACGGTGGCAGACCCCCTCCAGCAGGCCTACGCCGGCATGCAGCACTATGCAG CATATCCCACTGCCTACGCTCCCATCAGCCAAGCCTTTCCCCAGCAAGCGCccctcatcccacagcagcagagagaag GTCCCGAGGGCTGTAACCTGTTTATTTATCACCTGCCCCAGGAGTTCGGGGATGCGGAGCTCACGCAGATGTTTTTGCCTTTTGGCAATGTCATCTCTGCCAAAGTCTTTGTGGACCGTGCCACCAACCAGAGTAAATGCTTTG GTTTTGTCAGTTTTGACAACCCGACGAGTGCTCAGGCGGCCATTCAGGCCATGAATGGCTTCCAGATCGGCATGAAGAGGCTAAAAGTGCAGCTAAAGCGGCCGAAAGACGCCAACAGACCCTACTGA
- the CELF6 gene encoding CUGBP Elav-like family member 6 isoform X4, which translates to MAAAAAGEAAGAAFSTANSGRVNGLSRPPGAIAMKDHDAIKLFVGQIPRNLEESDLKPLFEEFGRIYELTVLKDRFTGMHKGCAFLTYCARDSALKAQSALHEQKTLPGMNRPIQVKPADSEGRGEDRKLFVGMLGKQQSEDDVRRLFEPFGQIEECTILRGPDGASKGCAFVKYGSHAEAQAAINSLHGSQTMPGASSSLVVKFADTDKERTLRRMHQMAGQLGIFNPMTIQFGAYGAYTQAIMQQQAALMAAAQGTCLNPMAAIAAAQMQQMAAFNVSGLVAAPLTPSSGTSTPPGISTAPVPSIATPIGVNGFSPLPPQTNGQPASETIYTNGIHPYPAQSPTVADPLQQAYAGMQHYAAAYPTAYAPISQAFPQQAPLIPQQQREGPEGCNLFIYHLPQEFGDAELTQMFLPFGNVISAKVFVDRATNQSKCFGFVSFDNPTSAQAAIQAMNGFQIGMKRLKVQLKRPKDANRPY; encoded by the exons atggcggcggcggcggcgggcgaggcggcgggggcggcgtTCAGCACCGCGAACAGCGGCCGGGTGAACGGGCTGagccgcccgcccggcgccaTCGCCATGAAGGACCACGACGCCATCAAGCTGTTCGTGGGGCAGATTCCGCGCAACCTGGAGGAGAGCGACCTCAAGCCGCTCTTCGAGGAGTTCGGCCGCATCTACGAGCTCACCGTGCTCAAGGATCGCTTCACTGGCATGCACAAAG GCTGTGCCTTCCTCACCTACTGCGCCCGTGACTCCGCTCTGAAGGCACAGAGTGCCCTGCATGAGCAGAAGACGCTGCCAGGG ATGAACCGCCCCATCCAGGTGAAGCCGGCCGACAGCGAGGGCCGAGGAG aagaCAGGAAGCTCTTTGTGGGCatgctggggaagcagcagagtgAGGATGACGTCCGCCGCCTTTTTGAGCCCTTCGGTCAGATTGAGGAATGCACCATCCTCCGAGGGCCTGATGGAGCCAGCAAAG GTTGTGCCTTTGTGAAATACGGCAGCCACGCCGAGGCACAGGCTGCCATCAACAGCCTGCACGGCAGCCAAACCATGCCG GGCGCCTCGTCCAGCCTGGTGGTGAAGTTTGCAGACACGGATAAGGAGAGGACCCTGCGGCGGATGCATCAGATGGCGGGGCAGCTGGGCATCTTCAACCCCATGACCATCCAGTTTGGCGCCTACGGGGCCTACACGCAAGCG atcatgcagcagcaggcagccctgATGGCGGCTGCACAGGGCACCTGCCTCAACCCCATGGCTGCCATCGCTGCCGCCCAGATGCAACAAATGGCCGCCTTCAATGTCAGCGGGCTGGTGGCTGCCCCCCTCACCCCCTCTTCAG GTACAAGCACCCCTCCAGGGATCAGCACGGCGCCGGTGCCCAGCATTGCCACCCCCATTGGGGTCAACGGCTTCAGCCCGCTGCCGCCGCAGACGAACGGGCAGCCTGCCTCTGAGACCATCTACACCAACGGCATCCACCCCTACCCAG ctCAAAGCCCCACGGTGGCAGACCCCCTCCAGCAGGCCTACGCCGGCATGCAGCACTATGCAG CAGCATATCCCACTGCCTACGCTCCCATCAGCCAAGCCTTTCCCCAGCAAGCGCccctcatcccacagcagcagagagaag GTCCCGAGGGCTGTAACCTGTTTATTTATCACCTGCCCCAGGAGTTCGGGGATGCGGAGCTCACGCAGATGTTTTTGCCTTTTGGCAATGTCATCTCTGCCAAAGTCTTTGTGGACCGTGCCACCAACCAGAGTAAATGCTTTG GTTTTGTCAGTTTTGACAACCCGACGAGTGCTCAGGCGGCCATTCAGGCCATGAATGGCTTCCAGATCGGCATGAAGAGGCTAAAAGTGCAGCTAAAGCGGCCGAAAGACGCCAACAGACCCTACTGA
- the PARP6 gene encoding protein mono-ADP-ribosyltransferase PARP6 isoform X3 — translation MDLKGQYWTDDDSDGDNESEEFLYGVQGTCAADLYRHPQLDADIEAVKEIYSENAVAVREYGTIDDVDIDLHVNISFLDEEVATAWKVLRTEPIVLRLRFSLSQYLDGPEPSIEVFQPSNKEGFGLGLQLKKILGMFTSQQWKHLSNDFLKTQQEKRHSWFKTSGTIKKFRAGLSIFSPIPKSPSFPVIQDSVLKGKLGIPEPRVNRLMNRSVSCMVKNPKVEVFGYPPASTQAGVAPFNILVGGHCKNIPTLEYGFLVQIMKYAEQRIPTLNEYCVVCDEQHVFQNGSMLKPAVCTRELCVFSFYTLGVMSGAAEEVATGAEVVDLLVAMCRAALESPRKSIIFEPYPSVVDPNDPKTLAFNPKKKNYERLQKALDSVMSIREMTQGSYLEIKKQMDKLDPLAHPLLQWIISSNRSHIVKLPLSRLKFMHTSHQFLLLSSPPAKEARFRTAKKLYGSTFAFHGSHIENWHSILRNGLVNASYTKLQLHGAAYGKGIYLSPISSISFGYSGMGKGQHRMPSKDELVQRYNRMNTIPQTRSIQSRFLQSRNLNCIALCEVITSKDLQKHGNIWVCPVSDHVCTRFFFVYEDGQVGDANINTQDPKIQKEIMRVIGTQVYTN, via the exons GGACAATGAGTCCGAGGAGTTCCTCTATGGCGTGCAG GGGACCTGCGCCGCCGACCTGTACCGGCACCCGCAGCTGGACGCCGACATCGAGGCCGTGAAGGAGATCTACAGCGAGAATGCCGTGGCCGTcag GGAGTATGGGACCATCGATGACGTGGACATTGACCTCCATGTGAACATCAGCTTCCTCGAT gaggaggtggcGACGGCGTGGAAGGTGCTGCGGACGGAGCCCATCGTCCTCCGCCTGCgcttctccctctcccagtACCTCGATGGCCCTG AACCGTCCATTGAGGTTTTCCAGCCGTCCAACAAGGAGGGCTTTGGGCTGGGTCTGCAGCTGAAGAA GATCCTGGGCATGTTCACATCGCAGCAATGGAAACATCTCAGCAACGATTTCCTGAAGACCCAGCAGGAGAAGCGGCACAGTTGGTTCAAGACGAGTGGCACCATCAAGAAGTTCCGTGCTGGTCTCAGCATCTTCTCGCCCATCCCCAA GTCTCCCAGCTTCCCTGTTATCCAAGATTCAGTGCTGAAGGGCAAACTGGGCATCCCTGAGCCTCGCGTGAACCGTCTGATGAACCGTTCCGTGTCCTGCATGGTGAAGAATCCCAAGGTGGAAGTTTTCGGCTACCCACCCGCCAGCACCCAGGCAGGTGTTGCCCCCTTCAACATCCTG GTCGGCGGCCACTGCAAGAACATCCCCACGCTGGAGTACGGCTTCCTCGTCCAG ATCATGAAGTACGCGGAGCAGCGCATCCCGACGCTCAATGAGTACTGCGTGGTGTGTGACGAGCAGCACGTCTTCCAGAACGGCTCCATGCTGAAG CCGGCTGTGTGCACCCGGGAGCTCTGTGTCTTCTCCTTCTACACCCTGGGCGTCATGTCCGGCGCGGCCGAGGAGGTGGCCACGGGTGCTGAG GTGGTGGACCTGCTGGTGGCCATGTGCCGCGCTGCCCTCGAGTCCCCTCGCAAGAGCATCATCTTCGAGCCTTACCCCTCCGTGGTGGACCCCAACGACCCCAAAACTCTGGCCTTCAATCCCAAG aagaaaaactaCGAGCGGCTGCAGAAGGCCCTGGACAGTGTGATGTCCATCCGGGAGATGACTCAG GGGTCCTACCTGGAGATCAAGAAGCAGATGGACAAACTGGACCCCCTGGCACATCCCCTCCTGCAGTG GATAATCTCCAGCAACAGATCCCACATTGTCAAGCTGCCTCTCAGCAGG CTGAAGTTCATGCACACCTCCCACcagttcctcctgctcagcagcccCCCGGCCAAGGAAGCCCGGTTCCGCACGGCCAAGAAACTCTACGGCAGCACCTTCGCTTTCCA TGGCTCTCACATTGAGAACTGGCATTCCATCCTCCGCAATGGGCTGGTCAACGCCTCCTACACCAAACTGCAG CTGCATGGAGCAGCCTATGGCAAGGGCATCTATCTGAGCCCCATCTCCAGTATTTCCTTTGGATACTCAG GAATGGGGAAAGGGCAGCACCGGATGCCGTCGAAGGATGAGCTGGTGCAGCGGTACAACCGGATGAACACGATCCCCCAG ACCCGCTCCATCCAGTCCCGCTTCCTCCAGAGCCGCAACCTGAACTGCATCGCGCTTTGCGAAG TGATCACCTCCAAGGACCTGCAGAAACACGGCAACATCTGGGTCTGCCCCGTCTCGGACCATGTCTGCACACGCTTCTTCTTTGT gTACGAAGACGGCCAAGTGGGAGATGCCAATATCAATACTCAGGACCCCAAAATCCAGAAGGAGATCATGCGTGTGATCGGGACTCAGGTGTACACAAACtga
- the CELF6 gene encoding CUGBP Elav-like family member 6 isoform X1, whose amino-acid sequence MQLPQVPAPGPRPPVLWVPAGSKILCIEMNRPIQVKPADSEGRGEDRKLFVGMLGKQQSEDDVRRLFEPFGQIEECTILRGPDGASKGCAFVKYGSHAEAQAAINSLHGSQTMPGASSSLVVKFADTDKERTLRRMHQMAGQLGIFNPMTIQFGAYGAYTQAIMQQQAALMAAAQGTCLNPMAAIAAAQMQQMAAFNVSGLVAAPLTPSSGTSTPPGISTAPVPSIATPIGVNGFSPLPPQTNGQPASETIYTNGIHPYPAQSPTVADPLQQAYAGMQHYAAAYPTAYAPISQAFPQQAPLIPQQQREGPEGCNLFIYHLPQEFGDAELTQMFLPFGNVISAKVFVDRATNQSKCFGFVSFDNPTSAQAAIQAMNGFQIGMKRLKVQLKRPKDANRPY is encoded by the exons ATGCAGCTGCCGCAGGTGccggcgccggggccgcggccgcccgtGCTGTGGGTGCCCGCCGGGTCCAAGATCCTCTGCATCGAG ATGAACCGCCCCATCCAGGTGAAGCCGGCCGACAGCGAGGGCCGAGGAG aagaCAGGAAGCTCTTTGTGGGCatgctggggaagcagcagagtgAGGATGACGTCCGCCGCCTTTTTGAGCCCTTCGGTCAGATTGAGGAATGCACCATCCTCCGAGGGCCTGATGGAGCCAGCAAAG GTTGTGCCTTTGTGAAATACGGCAGCCACGCCGAGGCACAGGCTGCCATCAACAGCCTGCACGGCAGCCAAACCATGCCG GGCGCCTCGTCCAGCCTGGTGGTGAAGTTTGCAGACACGGATAAGGAGAGGACCCTGCGGCGGATGCATCAGATGGCGGGGCAGCTGGGCATCTTCAACCCCATGACCATCCAGTTTGGCGCCTACGGGGCCTACACGCAAGCG atcatgcagcagcaggcagccctgATGGCGGCTGCACAGGGCACCTGCCTCAACCCCATGGCTGCCATCGCTGCCGCCCAGATGCAACAAATGGCCGCCTTCAATGTCAGCGGGCTGGTGGCTGCCCCCCTCACCCCCTCTTCAG GTACAAGCACCCCTCCAGGGATCAGCACGGCGCCGGTGCCCAGCATTGCCACCCCCATTGGGGTCAACGGCTTCAGCCCGCTGCCGCCGCAGACGAACGGGCAGCCTGCCTCTGAGACCATCTACACCAACGGCATCCACCCCTACCCAG ctCAAAGCCCCACGGTGGCAGACCCCCTCCAGCAGGCCTACGCCGGCATGCAGCACTATGCAG CAGCATATCCCACTGCCTACGCTCCCATCAGCCAAGCCTTTCCCCAGCAAGCGCccctcatcccacagcagcagagagaag GTCCCGAGGGCTGTAACCTGTTTATTTATCACCTGCCCCAGGAGTTCGGGGATGCGGAGCTCACGCAGATGTTTTTGCCTTTTGGCAATGTCATCTCTGCCAAAGTCTTTGTGGACCGTGCCACCAACCAGAGTAAATGCTTTG GTTTTGTCAGTTTTGACAACCCGACGAGTGCTCAGGCGGCCATTCAGGCCATGAATGGCTTCCAGATCGGCATGAAGAGGCTAAAAGTGCAGCTAAAGCGGCCGAAAGACGCCAACAGACCCTACTGA
- the PARP6 gene encoding protein mono-ADP-ribosyltransferase PARP6 isoform X2, whose translation MDLKGQYWTDDDSDGDNESEEFLYGVQGTCAADLYRHPQLDADIEAVKEIYSENAVAVREYGTIDDVDIDLHVNISFLDEEVATAWKVLRTEPIVLRLRFSLSQYLDGPEPSIEVFQPSNKEGFGLGLQLKKILGMFTSQQWKHLSNDFLKTQQEKRHSWFKTSGTIKKFRAGLSIFSPIPKSPSFPVIQDSVLKGKLGIPEPRVNRLMNRSVSCMVKNPKVEVFGYPPASTQAGVAPFNILVGGHCKNIPTLEYGFLVQIMKYAEQRIPTLNEYCVVCDEQHVFQNGSMLKPAVCTRELCVFSFYTLGVMSGAAEEVATGAEVVDLLVAMCRAALESPRKSIIFEPYPSVVDPNDPKTLAFNPKKKNYERLQKALDSVMSIREMTQGSYLEIKKQMDKLDPLAHPLLQWIISSNRSHIVKLPLSRLKFMHTSHQFLLLSSPPAKEARFRTAKKLYGSTFAFHGSHIENWHSILRNGLVNASYTKLQLHGAAYGKGIYLSPISSISFGYSGMGKGQHRMPSKDELVQRYNRMNTIPQTRSIQSRFLQSRNLNCIALCEAVITSKDLQKHGNIWVCPVSDHVCTRFFFVYEDGQVGDANINTQDPKIQKEIMRVIGTQVYTN comes from the exons GGACAATGAGTCCGAGGAGTTCCTCTATGGCGTGCAG GGGACCTGCGCCGCCGACCTGTACCGGCACCCGCAGCTGGACGCCGACATCGAGGCCGTGAAGGAGATCTACAGCGAGAATGCCGTGGCCGTcag GGAGTATGGGACCATCGATGACGTGGACATTGACCTCCATGTGAACATCAGCTTCCTCGAT gaggaggtggcGACGGCGTGGAAGGTGCTGCGGACGGAGCCCATCGTCCTCCGCCTGCgcttctccctctcccagtACCTCGATGGCCCTG AACCGTCCATTGAGGTTTTCCAGCCGTCCAACAAGGAGGGCTTTGGGCTGGGTCTGCAGCTGAAGAA GATCCTGGGCATGTTCACATCGCAGCAATGGAAACATCTCAGCAACGATTTCCTGAAGACCCAGCAGGAGAAGCGGCACAGTTGGTTCAAGACGAGTGGCACCATCAAGAAGTTCCGTGCTGGTCTCAGCATCTTCTCGCCCATCCCCAA GTCTCCCAGCTTCCCTGTTATCCAAGATTCAGTGCTGAAGGGCAAACTGGGCATCCCTGAGCCTCGCGTGAACCGTCTGATGAACCGTTCCGTGTCCTGCATGGTGAAGAATCCCAAGGTGGAAGTTTTCGGCTACCCACCCGCCAGCACCCAGGCAGGTGTTGCCCCCTTCAACATCCTG GTCGGCGGCCACTGCAAGAACATCCCCACGCTGGAGTACGGCTTCCTCGTCCAG ATCATGAAGTACGCGGAGCAGCGCATCCCGACGCTCAATGAGTACTGCGTGGTGTGTGACGAGCAGCACGTCTTCCAGAACGGCTCCATGCTGAAG CCGGCTGTGTGCACCCGGGAGCTCTGTGTCTTCTCCTTCTACACCCTGGGCGTCATGTCCGGCGCGGCCGAGGAGGTGGCCACGGGTGCTGAG GTGGTGGACCTGCTGGTGGCCATGTGCCGCGCTGCCCTCGAGTCCCCTCGCAAGAGCATCATCTTCGAGCCTTACCCCTCCGTGGTGGACCCCAACGACCCCAAAACTCTGGCCTTCAATCCCAAG aagaaaaactaCGAGCGGCTGCAGAAGGCCCTGGACAGTGTGATGTCCATCCGGGAGATGACTCAG GGGTCCTACCTGGAGATCAAGAAGCAGATGGACAAACTGGACCCCCTGGCACATCCCCTCCTGCAGTG GATAATCTCCAGCAACAGATCCCACATTGTCAAGCTGCCTCTCAGCAGG CTGAAGTTCATGCACACCTCCCACcagttcctcctgctcagcagcccCCCGGCCAAGGAAGCCCGGTTCCGCACGGCCAAGAAACTCTACGGCAGCACCTTCGCTTTCCA TGGCTCTCACATTGAGAACTGGCATTCCATCCTCCGCAATGGGCTGGTCAACGCCTCCTACACCAAACTGCAG CTGCATGGAGCAGCCTATGGCAAGGGCATCTATCTGAGCCCCATCTCCAGTATTTCCTTTGGATACTCAG GAATGGGGAAAGGGCAGCACCGGATGCCGTCGAAGGATGAGCTGGTGCAGCGGTACAACCGGATGAACACGATCCCCCAG ACCCGCTCCATCCAGTCCCGCTTCCTCCAGAGCCGCAACCTGAACTGCATCGCGCTTTGCGAAG CAGTGATCACCTCCAAGGACCTGCAGAAACACGGCAACATCTGGGTCTGCCCCGTCTCGGACCATGTCTGCACACGCTTCTTCTTTGT gTACGAAGACGGCCAAGTGGGAGATGCCAATATCAATACTCAGGACCCCAAAATCCAGAAGGAGATCATGCGTGTGATCGGGACTCAGGTGTACACAAACtga